One Micromonospora sp. WMMD1120 genomic region harbors:
- a CDS encoding hemolysin family protein, which translates to MQSYGSQLALVGILVVINALFAGSEMALVSLRDSQIQRLERTSRGGRVLARLAKDPNRFLATIQIGITLAGFLASAAAAVSLAKPLVPLLGVFGGAAETVAIVIVTLALTFVTLVFGELAPKRIAMQAAERWALLVARPLDLLASLTRPAVWALGATSDLVVRLVGLNPKHEPEEIGPDELRDIVAGNHGFTKEQRTIIAGAVEIADRRLRAVLVPRLRVFTLDSGTTAEAARLVLAATGHSRAPVVRHGGLDDTVGVIHLRDLVGVPDDRPVDEIARPPMLLPDSLPVVDALRQFKAERQHIALVVDERGAVDGIVTLEDILEEIVGEIYDETDRDGYSVRRDADGALLLPGTFPVHDLPDIGVELPSRPAGDYTTVAGLVLARLGHIPTVAGEDVTLDGWQLVVTEIDHRAITEVRLSRVPDEPDEDLPAEPVLDEARG; encoded by the coding sequence GTGCAGAGCTACGGGAGCCAACTGGCCCTGGTCGGAATCCTGGTCGTGATCAACGCGCTCTTCGCCGGCAGCGAGATGGCGCTGGTGTCACTGCGGGACAGCCAGATCCAACGACTGGAGCGCACCAGCCGAGGTGGGCGGGTGCTGGCCCGACTCGCCAAGGACCCGAACCGCTTCCTGGCCACCATCCAGATCGGCATCACGCTCGCCGGATTCCTGGCCTCGGCCGCGGCGGCGGTCTCCCTGGCCAAACCGCTCGTGCCGCTGCTCGGGGTGTTCGGGGGCGCCGCCGAGACGGTGGCGATCGTGATCGTCACCCTCGCGCTGACCTTCGTCACCCTGGTCTTCGGCGAGCTGGCCCCCAAGCGGATCGCCATGCAGGCCGCCGAACGCTGGGCGCTGCTGGTGGCCCGCCCGCTCGACCTGCTCGCCAGCCTCACCCGCCCGGCCGTCTGGGCGCTCGGCGCCACCAGCGACCTCGTCGTCCGCCTGGTCGGGCTCAACCCGAAGCACGAGCCGGAGGAGATCGGCCCCGACGAGCTGCGCGACATCGTCGCCGGAAACCACGGCTTCACCAAGGAGCAGCGCACCATCATCGCGGGCGCGGTGGAGATCGCCGATCGCCGGTTGCGCGCTGTGCTCGTACCCCGGTTGCGGGTCTTCACGCTCGACAGCGGGACCACGGCGGAGGCCGCGCGGCTCGTGCTGGCCGCCACCGGGCACTCGCGTGCGCCGGTGGTGCGCCACGGCGGCCTGGACGACACGGTCGGGGTGATCCACCTGCGCGACCTGGTGGGCGTGCCCGACGACCGGCCGGTCGACGAGATCGCCCGGCCCCCGATGCTGCTGCCCGACTCGCTGCCGGTGGTCGACGCGCTGCGCCAGTTCAAGGCGGAGCGCCAGCACATCGCGCTCGTCGTCGACGAGCGCGGCGCCGTCGACGGCATCGTGACGCTGGAGGACATCCTGGAGGAGATCGTCGGCGAGATCTACGACGAGACCGACCGGGACGGCTACTCGGTGCGCCGCGACGCCGACGGCGCGCTGCTGCTGCCCGGAACGTTCCCGGTGCACGACCTTCCGGACATCGGCGTCGAGCTGCCGTCGCGCCCGGCCGGTGACTACACCACCGTCGCCGGGCTGGTGCTGGCCCGGCTCGGGCACATCCCCACCGTCGCCGGGGAGGACGTCACGCTGGACGGCTGGCAGCTCGTCGTCACCGAGATCGACCACCGGGCCATCACCGAGGTACGGCTGAGCCGCGTCCCCGACGAGCCCGACGAGGACCTCCCCGCCGAGCCGGTGCTCGACGAGGCCCGCGGCTGA
- a CDS encoding PaaI family thioesterase: protein MEEGFAVEIPDLTGGFAALLGLTFEEATADRVVIRWQVRPELHQPFGLLHGGVYCSVVETAASVGGAFWLGDRGRVVGVSNQTDFLRAVRDGELTAVGTPVHRGRSQQLWQVEITDDAQRLVARGQVRLQNLTRD from the coding sequence ATCGAGGAGGGGTTCGCCGTGGAGATTCCGGATCTGACGGGTGGCTTCGCCGCCCTGCTCGGCCTCACGTTCGAGGAGGCGACCGCCGACCGGGTGGTCATTCGCTGGCAGGTCCGCCCCGAGCTGCACCAGCCGTTCGGTCTCCTGCACGGTGGGGTCTACTGCTCGGTGGTGGAGACCGCGGCCAGCGTCGGTGGCGCGTTCTGGCTGGGCGACAGGGGCAGGGTGGTCGGGGTCTCGAACCAGACGGACTTCCTGCGGGCGGTCCGCGACGGTGAGCTGACCGCTGTGGGCACACCCGTGCACCGGGGTCGCAGCCAGCAGCTGTGGCAGGTGGAGATCACCGATGACGCGCAGCGGTTGGTCGCCCGGGGTCAGGTCCGGTTGCAGAACCTGACCCGCGACTGA
- the tyrS gene encoding tyrosine--tRNA ligase produces the protein MTDSSPPPSGRDSLTDDLLWRGLIQDSTGLDELRELLDGGIAATYYVGFDPTAPSLHVGNLMQVLMARRLQLAGHRPLLLVGGATGQIGDPKESAERTLNPPGVIAGWIERIRDQLAPFVSYTGDNGAQLVNNLDWTGELSVVDFLRDVGKHFPVNKMLAREVVRARLETGISFTEFSYQLLQANDFFELHRRHGCQLQFGGSDQWGNITAGVDYVRRRGVGPVQAFTTPLVTKSDGTKFGKSEGGAVWLDPTMTSPYAFYQFWLNVEDREVDRYLRYFSFRSRDELEELAKATAERPAARLAQRALAEELTILVHGAEEARQAVAASQALFGRGSLDDLAPETLRAALTEAGLVRLTGDLPDVAGLLRDSGLVSGLKEARRVIAEGGAYVNNNRVTDVDAGVSSADLLHGRYLVLRRGKRSFAGVELGE, from the coding sequence GTGACCGACAGCAGCCCCCCGCCATCCGGGCGGGACTCCCTGACCGACGACCTGCTCTGGCGTGGCCTGATCCAGGACTCGACCGGCCTCGACGAGCTGCGCGAGCTGCTCGACGGGGGGATCGCCGCCACGTACTACGTGGGCTTCGACCCCACCGCGCCGAGCCTGCACGTCGGCAACCTGATGCAGGTGCTCATGGCCCGCCGGCTGCAACTCGCCGGCCACCGGCCGTTGCTGCTGGTCGGCGGGGCGACCGGGCAGATCGGTGACCCGAAGGAGAGCGCCGAGCGGACGCTCAACCCGCCCGGGGTGATCGCCGGCTGGATCGAGCGCATCCGCGACCAGCTCGCGCCCTTCGTGTCGTACACCGGGGACAACGGGGCGCAGCTGGTCAACAACCTGGACTGGACCGGCGAGCTGTCGGTGGTCGACTTCCTCCGGGACGTCGGCAAGCACTTCCCGGTGAACAAGATGCTCGCGCGGGAGGTGGTGCGGGCGCGCCTGGAGACCGGCATCAGCTTCACCGAGTTCAGCTACCAACTGTTGCAGGCGAACGACTTCTTCGAGCTGCACCGCCGGCACGGCTGCCAGCTCCAGTTCGGTGGATCCGACCAGTGGGGCAACATCACCGCCGGCGTCGACTACGTCCGCCGGCGGGGCGTCGGCCCGGTACAGGCGTTCACCACGCCGCTGGTCACCAAATCCGACGGTACGAAGTTCGGCAAGAGCGAGGGCGGGGCCGTGTGGCTCGACCCGACGATGACCAGCCCGTACGCCTTCTACCAGTTCTGGCTGAACGTGGAGGACCGGGAGGTCGACCGCTACCTGCGGTACTTCAGCTTCCGCTCGCGCGACGAGCTGGAGGAGTTGGCCAAGGCCACCGCCGAACGACCGGCCGCCCGACTGGCACAGCGGGCGCTCGCCGAGGAGCTGACCATCCTGGTCCACGGCGCCGAGGAGGCCCGTCAGGCGGTCGCCGCCAGCCAGGCCCTCTTCGGCCGGGGCTCGTTGGACGACCTGGCGCCGGAAACCCTGCGCGCGGCGCTCACCGAGGCCGGCCTGGTCCGTCTCACCGGCGACCTGCCGGACGTGGCGGGTCTGTTGCGGGATTCCGGCCTGGTGTCCGGTCTCAAGGAGGCCCGCCGGGTGATCGCCGAGGGCGGCGCCTACGTCAACAACAATCGGGTGACCGATGTGGACGCCGGGGTGTCGTCTGCCGACCTGCTGCACGGTCGGTACCTGGTGCTGCGCCGGGGTAAGCGTTCGTTCGCTGGTGTTGAGCTGGGCGAATAG
- a CDS encoding Replicase polyprotein 1ab: protein MARHLVATGQLIDEDPAEALAHALAARRLASRISAVREAVGLAAYHAGEWQTAIAELRTYHRMSGLQSHLAVLADCERALGRPERAIDLFRGADRDKLDQAVAVELLIVAAGARGDLGQKDAAVAMLQVPDLTSETTAPWTARLRYAYADALLAVGRREEAREWFSRAADVDTEGETDAAERLLELDGVVIEGDDEDEDATAPEQPDAAAGPAEDEDDLEDEDDLEDEDFDDDEEGGAVGRADDDEGFDDEDEDRHPSGSTDVPAAGERDVPSATALSTDATDADRASADADRADTAVADTDAASVGEAGAARTDESGSTQR, encoded by the coding sequence GTGGCCCGGCACCTGGTGGCCACCGGTCAGCTGATCGACGAGGACCCGGCCGAGGCGCTGGCGCACGCGCTGGCGGCCCGGCGGCTCGCGTCGCGTATCTCCGCCGTCCGTGAGGCGGTCGGGCTGGCCGCGTACCACGCGGGGGAGTGGCAGACGGCGATCGCCGAGCTGCGGACGTACCACCGGATGAGCGGGCTGCAGAGTCACCTGGCCGTGCTGGCGGACTGTGAGCGGGCGCTCGGTCGGCCAGAGCGGGCCATCGACCTGTTCCGGGGCGCCGACCGCGACAAGCTGGACCAGGCCGTGGCGGTCGAGCTGCTGATCGTCGCCGCCGGAGCGCGGGGAGACCTCGGGCAGAAGGACGCCGCCGTGGCGATGCTCCAGGTGCCGGACCTCACCAGCGAGACCACCGCGCCGTGGACGGCCCGGCTGCGGTACGCGTACGCCGACGCGCTGCTGGCCGTCGGACGCCGTGAGGAGGCCCGGGAGTGGTTCTCCCGTGCCGCTGACGTGGACACCGAGGGTGAGACGGACGCCGCCGAGCGGCTGCTGGAACTCGACGGTGTGGTCATCGAGGGCGACGACGAGGACGAGGACGCTACGGCGCCGGAGCAACCGGACGCCGCCGCCGGCCCTGCCGAAGACGAAGACGACCTCGAGGACGAAGACGACCTCGAGGACGAGGACTTCGACGACGACGAGGAGGGCGGCGCGGTCGGCCGTGCCGACGACGACGAGGGCTTCGACGACGAGGACGAGGACCGGCACCCGAGCGGAAGCACGGACGTGCCCGCCGCTGGCGAACGTGACGTGCCCTCCGCCACCGCGCTGAGCACCGATGCGACCGACGCCGACCGCGCGAGTGCCGACGCCGACCGGGCGGACACCGCCGTCGCGGACACCGACGCGGCGAGCGTTGGCGAGGCTGGTGCGGCCCGCACCGACGAGTCCGGGTCGACGCAGCGGTGA
- a CDS encoding HAD-IIA family hydrolase, with amino-acid sequence MSGGGGERLVDGYSLVVFDLDGVIYLIDRPIPGAVEAVARLHDEGRAVAYATNNASRRSSEVADLLTGMGVSARPEEVLTSAAASAELLRDRLPEGAPVLVVGAEALRAELRAVGLTPVTRADENPAAVVQGYGPQVGWAELAEASVAVRGGALWIATNTDRTLPSGRGPLPGNGSLVAVLRTALERDPDVVVGKPEPALFETAARRGGGGRSLVVGDRLDTDIEGARRAGLDSLLVLTGVHGVPDLLAAEPGRRPTYVARDLAGLFDPAAAVRVPGPADAGGWSVTDRDGTVELAGSGRALDALAALCAVAWSASTPGLPTIRPVGPDAADAVRSLGLTATA; translated from the coding sequence GTGAGCGGGGGCGGCGGGGAGCGCCTGGTTGACGGGTACAGCCTGGTCGTCTTCGACCTGGACGGTGTGATCTACCTGATCGACCGGCCGATCCCCGGCGCCGTCGAGGCGGTGGCCCGGCTGCACGACGAAGGGCGGGCGGTGGCGTACGCCACCAACAACGCGTCCCGGCGGTCCAGTGAGGTCGCCGACCTGCTGACCGGGATGGGTGTGTCGGCCCGGCCGGAGGAGGTGCTGACCTCTGCCGCCGCCTCGGCCGAGCTGCTGCGGGACCGGCTACCCGAGGGCGCGCCGGTGCTGGTGGTCGGCGCGGAGGCGCTGCGGGCGGAGCTGCGCGCGGTGGGCCTGACCCCGGTGACCCGGGCGGACGAGAACCCGGCCGCCGTGGTGCAGGGCTACGGGCCGCAGGTCGGCTGGGCAGAGCTGGCCGAGGCGTCCGTCGCGGTACGGGGCGGCGCGCTCTGGATCGCCACCAACACCGACCGGACCCTGCCCAGTGGGCGGGGCCCGTTGCCGGGCAACGGCTCGCTGGTGGCCGTGCTGCGGACGGCGCTGGAGCGGGACCCGGACGTGGTGGTCGGGAAGCCGGAGCCGGCGCTGTTCGAGACCGCCGCCCGACGTGGCGGCGGTGGCCGGAGTCTGGTGGTGGGTGACCGGTTGGACACCGACATCGAGGGCGCCCGGCGGGCCGGGCTGGACAGTCTGCTGGTGCTCACCGGTGTGCACGGCGTACCGGATCTGCTGGCCGCCGAGCCGGGGCGGCGTCCGACGTACGTCGCGAGGGACCTGGCGGGGTTGTTCGACCCGGCCGCCGCCGTGCGGGTCCCGGGCCCGGCGGACGCGGGCGGCTGGTCGGTGACCGACCGCGACGGCACGGTGGAGCTGGCCGGGTCGGGTCGGGCGCTGGACGCCCTGGCCGCGCTCTGCGCGGTGGCCTGGTCGGCGTCGACGCCGGGGCTGCCGACGATCCGCCCGGTGGGCCCGGACGCGGCGGACGCGGTGCGGAGCCTCGGTCTGACCGCCACCGCGTAG
- a CDS encoding SCP2 sterol-binding domain-containing protein has translation MASVDECRQALQELAGRLDRNAETVRERIDLDRTLACRITDLDTAFHGRITGGRLVELADGDDPKARIALSTSSDDLLALVRGELDVTSAVASRRVSIKANPFDLLKLRKLL, from the coding sequence GTGGCCAGCGTGGACGAGTGCCGGCAGGCATTGCAGGAGCTGGCCGGCCGGCTGGACCGCAACGCCGAGACCGTGCGCGAGCGGATCGACCTGGACCGCACGCTCGCCTGCCGGATCACCGACCTGGACACCGCGTTCCACGGCCGGATCACCGGGGGCCGGCTGGTCGAGCTGGCCGACGGCGACGACCCCAAGGCCAGGATCGCGCTGAGCACGTCCAGCGACGACCTGCTCGCCCTGGTCCGTGGGGAGCTGGACGTCACCAGCGCGGTGGCGTCTCGACGCGTGTCGATCAAGGCCAACCCGTTCGACCTGCTGAAGTTGCGCAAGCTCCTCTAG
- a CDS encoding TlyA family RNA methyltransferase translates to MARRNRLDAELVRRGLARSREQAAALVEAGRVQLRGVVARKAAAMVDPADPLLVTGADPTEEYVSRGGHKLAGALAAFAGLRVAGRRCLDAGASTGGFTDVLLRADAAEVVAVDVGYGQLAWPLRTNERVRVLERTNVRTLEPDAIGGPVDLTVADLSFISLRLVLPALAGCTRDDGDLALMVKPQFEVGKERVGAGGVVRDRELRAEAVLDVAAAAAQLGLGLADVAASPLPGPSGNVEFFVWLRRGAPPADPQRVRAVVAAGPDGSTTAGDLPDVAAEEVAG, encoded by the coding sequence ATGGCACGTCGCAACCGGTTGGACGCCGAACTCGTCCGCCGCGGCCTGGCCCGCTCCCGCGAGCAGGCCGCCGCGTTGGTGGAGGCCGGCCGGGTCCAGCTGCGCGGTGTGGTCGCGCGCAAGGCCGCCGCGATGGTCGATCCCGCCGACCCGCTGCTGGTGACCGGTGCCGACCCGACCGAGGAGTACGTCTCCCGGGGCGGGCACAAACTCGCCGGGGCGCTGGCCGCTTTCGCGGGGCTGCGCGTGGCCGGGCGGCGGTGCCTGGACGCGGGCGCGTCGACAGGTGGATTCACCGACGTGCTGCTGCGCGCCGACGCCGCCGAGGTGGTGGCGGTGGACGTCGGCTACGGACAGCTCGCCTGGCCGCTGCGCACCAACGAGCGGGTCCGCGTCCTGGAGCGCACGAACGTTCGTACCCTCGAACCGGACGCGATCGGCGGGCCGGTCGACCTCACGGTGGCCGACCTGTCGTTCATCTCGTTGCGGCTGGTGCTGCCGGCGTTGGCCGGCTGCACCCGCGACGACGGCGACCTGGCGCTGATGGTCAAGCCGCAGTTCGAGGTCGGCAAGGAGCGGGTCGGCGCCGGCGGCGTGGTCCGCGACCGGGAGCTGCGGGCCGAGGCGGTGCTGGACGTCGCCGCGGCGGCCGCGCAGCTCGGCCTCGGGCTGGCCGACGTCGCCGCCAGTCCGCTGCCCGGACCGAGCGGCAACGTGGAGTTCTTCGTATGGTTGCGCCGGGGCGCGCCACCGGCCGACCCGCAGCGGGTGCGCGCGGTGGTGGCGGCCGGGCCGGACGGTTCGACGACGGCCGGTGACCTGCCGGACGTGGCGGCGGAGGAGGTCGCAGGGTGA
- a CDS encoding NAD kinase, with the protein MSRTALLVTHTGRRRSTEHARSVAADLIAAGFEVRVVADEADDLDLPGVVPVAGPQAAEGAEIVLALGGDGTFLRAAELARPAKAPLLGINLGKVGFLAEAEIDDLDTAVRDVVGRHYTVDERLTLDVTAEFDGGPTIESWALNEISIEKGERAQMLELLVDVDGRPLSRYGCDGVVCATPTGSTAYAFSGGGPVVWPEVEALLLVPISAHALFSRPLVTAPTSTFVITVDPFTTLAVLSCDGRRVYDLPPGARVTVRRGALPVRIVRLRPRPFTDRLVAKFALPVHGWRGSRR; encoded by the coding sequence ATGAGCCGCACCGCGCTGCTGGTGACCCACACCGGCCGTCGACGCAGCACCGAGCACGCCCGGTCGGTCGCGGCCGATCTGATCGCCGCGGGTTTCGAGGTACGGGTGGTGGCCGACGAGGCCGACGACCTCGACCTGCCCGGGGTGGTGCCGGTCGCCGGCCCGCAGGCCGCCGAGGGCGCGGAGATCGTCCTCGCGCTCGGCGGGGACGGGACGTTCCTGCGCGCCGCCGAGCTGGCCCGGCCGGCGAAGGCGCCGCTGCTCGGCATCAACCTGGGCAAGGTGGGCTTCCTGGCCGAGGCGGAGATCGACGACCTGGACACCGCGGTCCGGGACGTCGTCGGCCGTCACTACACGGTCGACGAGCGGCTCACCCTGGACGTCACCGCCGAGTTCGACGGCGGGCCGACCATCGAGTCCTGGGCGCTCAACGAGATCAGCATCGAGAAGGGCGAGCGGGCCCAGATGCTCGAACTGCTCGTCGACGTGGACGGGCGTCCGCTCTCCCGGTACGGGTGCGACGGGGTCGTCTGCGCCACGCCCACCGGCTCCACCGCGTACGCGTTCTCCGGCGGCGGTCCGGTGGTCTGGCCGGAGGTGGAGGCGTTGCTGCTGGTGCCGATCAGCGCGCACGCGTTGTTCAGCCGGCCGCTGGTCACCGCGCCGACCTCCACCTTCGTGATCACCGTCGATCCGTTCACCACCCTCGCGGTGCTCTCCTGCGACGGGCGGCGGGTCTACGACCTGCCACCCGGGGCGCGGGTGACGGTGCGCCGGGGCGCGCTGCCGGTGCGCATCGTGCGGTTGCGGCCCCGGCCGTTCACCGATCGGCTGGTCGCCAAGTTCGCGCTCCCCGTGCACGGTTGGCGCGGCAGCCGTCGGTGA
- a CDS encoding S8 family serine peptidase: MHWSPRWLAVGAVGALVVGLAAPASADPPVRPTGPNPGTPVPGAAPVRITLITGDQVDLVPAAPGRVAATVRPGPGRDRIIFQTTQVDGTLRVLPSDALPYVSSGVLDGNLFDVQELAADGYGDTARGTLPLIVRYQEPAAGRVRALAGATDARPLESINGAALRVGKGDLGGLWSTLAGTPTSRATAGAPRLGGGIARVWLDGRVRPTLEHSVPQIGAPTAWAAGRDGNGVTVAVLDTGVDATHPDLAGRVAEARDFSGSGSARDGHGHGTHVAATIAGSGAASDGLRKGVAPGARLLVGKVLDDGGSGYDSSIIAGMEWAAHSGAKVVSMSLGGDPTDGTDPMSQAVNDLTAETGALFVVAAGNAGAARTVGSPGAATAALTVGAVDRDDNLADFSSRGPRVGDNGLKPEITAPGVGIVAARAAGTTMGTPVGDAYTTASGTSMATPHVSGAAAILAQEHPDWSAGRLKDALVSTSRANPALTVFEQGAGRVDVARALGQRVYSSATADFGRVSTGGAAVERSVTYTNGTTVAQTLRLALDLRNLDSGTAETDGVAVGSGTVTVPAGGSVAVPLRADPAKLGRGPHGGWLVATGTDGVAVRTPVGLTVSGPLHEVTVKVLNRRGEPALSPALTLFGEQPESDYWGWWPGEGTLRVEEGTYVLTALIEHGAPLDEQMTQAVDPELVVDRDLTVVLDARTGTPVRIETPKPSEQRATLSWYVHRVLGNGRQIDHGVMAYSTVQQVNVTPTRQVRQGEFEFASRWQLVAPMVDATVSGVSGPSDINLLGTSPAPTGRRRLPLVWAGVGSPAELARVRGAAALLATDPDRAEEEQVAAAAAAGAAAVLIVRPQDRSAWTVWRPAEEQLPIPAMVVAYDDGQRLIAAARGGRATLDLTLTVDSPYLYDVWQVAKGRVPERVVHTVTAKNTAQVTASYGDLGAGWATEERFGWRPWQTYAWNDDQRLVRNGTTRQEFVSAGDSWWQQRVLHKSMFMLWGQLTGGLTQAPRRYDADDRVTETWHAPVVRPAVPASGAPVPTRTGDSLDLRVPEFVDAGGHYSVAGASEESDAVRVGVSRDGRQIADLSDGWAPVPTTAGPARYRLDVSTRRSSAQWRYGTRTDTAWEFTSARPSGAAAQPLSLLQVDYRVPADLSGTVRGNRPHRVGLTLRQPAGVPAPSGTRVQVQVSFDGGVTWRSAPTTGSGSRYTASVPAGRGTVSLRVHATDRAGNSVRQTVIDAYGLR; the protein is encoded by the coding sequence ATGCACTGGTCCCCCCGCTGGCTCGCCGTCGGCGCGGTCGGCGCGCTGGTGGTCGGCCTCGCCGCACCGGCGTCCGCCGACCCGCCCGTCCGGCCCACCGGCCCGAATCCGGGCACGCCCGTTCCGGGCGCCGCACCCGTCCGCATCACGCTGATCACCGGCGACCAGGTCGACCTGGTGCCGGCGGCGCCCGGTCGGGTGGCCGCCACCGTCCGTCCGGGACCCGGGCGCGACCGGATCATCTTCCAGACCACGCAGGTCGACGGCACGCTGCGGGTGCTGCCCAGCGACGCCCTGCCCTACGTCTCCAGCGGGGTTCTCGACGGGAACCTGTTCGACGTGCAGGAGTTGGCCGCCGACGGTTACGGCGACACCGCGCGGGGCACCCTGCCGCTGATCGTGCGGTACCAGGAGCCGGCCGCCGGCCGGGTGCGCGCCCTCGCCGGCGCCACCGACGCCCGTCCCCTGGAGAGCATCAACGGTGCGGCGCTGCGGGTGGGCAAGGGTGACCTCGGCGGGCTGTGGAGCACGCTCGCCGGTACGCCGACCAGCCGGGCCACGGCCGGCGCGCCGCGGCTGGGCGGCGGCATCGCCCGGGTCTGGTTGGACGGACGGGTCCGTCCGACGCTGGAGCACAGCGTGCCGCAGATCGGCGCGCCGACCGCCTGGGCCGCGGGGCGGGACGGCAACGGCGTGACGGTCGCGGTGCTCGACACCGGCGTCGACGCCACCCACCCCGACCTGGCCGGTCGGGTCGCCGAGGCGCGGGACTTCTCCGGCAGCGGCAGCGCCCGCGACGGGCACGGGCACGGCACCCACGTGGCGGCCACCATCGCCGGCAGCGGGGCGGCGTCGGACGGGCTGCGCAAGGGGGTGGCGCCCGGGGCGCGGCTCCTGGTCGGCAAGGTGCTCGACGACGGTGGCTCCGGCTACGACTCGTCCATCATCGCGGGCATGGAGTGGGCCGCCCACTCCGGCGCGAAGGTGGTCAGCATGAGCCTCGGCGGTGATCCGACCGACGGCACCGACCCGATGAGCCAGGCGGTCAACGACCTGACCGCCGAGACCGGGGCGCTGTTCGTGGTGGCCGCCGGCAACGCGGGCGCGGCCCGGACCGTCGGCTCGCCCGGCGCGGCCACCGCGGCGCTCACCGTCGGCGCGGTGGACCGCGACGACAACCTCGCCGACTTCTCCAGCCGTGGTCCGCGGGTCGGCGACAACGGCCTCAAGCCGGAGATCACCGCGCCGGGCGTCGGCATCGTCGCCGCGCGGGCCGCCGGCACCACGATGGGTACGCCGGTCGGCGACGCGTACACGACCGCGTCCGGCACGTCGATGGCCACGCCGCACGTGTCCGGGGCGGCGGCGATCCTGGCGCAGGAGCACCCGGACTGGAGCGCTGGGCGGCTCAAGGACGCGTTGGTGAGCACGAGCAGGGCGAACCCGGCGCTGACGGTCTTCGAGCAGGGCGCCGGTCGGGTGGATGTGGCGCGGGCGCTCGGTCAGCGGGTGTACTCCTCCGCCACCGCCGACTTCGGTCGCGTCTCCACCGGCGGCGCGGCGGTCGAGCGGAGCGTGACGTACACCAATGGCACGACGGTGGCGCAGACCCTGCGGCTCGCCCTGGACCTGCGCAACCTGGACAGCGGCACGGCCGAGACGGACGGGGTCGCGGTCGGCTCCGGGACGGTGACGGTCCCGGCGGGTGGCAGCGTGGCGGTGCCCCTGCGGGCCGACCCGGCGAAGCTGGGCCGGGGCCCGCACGGTGGCTGGCTGGTGGCGACCGGAACCGACGGGGTGGCGGTGCGCACGCCCGTGGGGCTCACCGTCAGCGGCCCGTTGCACGAGGTCACCGTGAAGGTGTTGAACCGGCGGGGGGAGCCGGCCCTGTCGCCGGCGCTGACCCTCTTCGGTGAGCAGCCCGAGTCGGACTACTGGGGTTGGTGGCCCGGTGAGGGCACCCTGCGGGTCGAGGAGGGCACGTACGTGCTGACCGCCCTGATCGAGCACGGCGCGCCGCTGGACGAGCAGATGACCCAGGCTGTCGACCCGGAGCTGGTCGTCGACCGGGACCTGACCGTGGTGCTCGACGCCCGCACCGGCACGCCGGTGCGGATCGAGACGCCGAAGCCCAGCGAGCAGCGGGCCACGCTCAGTTGGTACGTGCACCGGGTGCTGGGCAACGGCCGGCAGATCGACCACGGGGTGATGGCCTACAGCACCGTGCAGCAGGTCAACGTCACGCCGACCCGGCAGGTGCGGCAGGGTGAGTTCGAGTTCGCGTCGCGCTGGCAGCTCGTCGCGCCCATGGTGGACGCGACGGTCAGCGGGGTGTCCGGTCCGTCGGACATCAACCTGCTGGGAACCTCGCCGGCGCCGACCGGTCGGCGCAGGCTGCCGCTGGTGTGGGCCGGCGTCGGTTCGCCGGCCGAACTGGCCCGGGTCCGGGGCGCCGCCGCTCTGCTCGCGACCGACCCGGACCGCGCCGAGGAGGAGCAGGTGGCCGCCGCGGCGGCGGCCGGCGCCGCCGCGGTGCTGATCGTCCGCCCGCAGGACCGGAGCGCGTGGACGGTCTGGCGGCCGGCCGAGGAGCAGTTGCCGATCCCGGCGATGGTGGTGGCGTACGACGACGGGCAGCGACTGATCGCGGCGGCACGCGGTGGCCGGGCGACACTGGACCTGACGCTGACGGTGGACAGCCCCTACCTGTACGACGTGTGGCAGGTGGCGAAGGGGCGGGTGCCGGAGCGGGTGGTGCACACGGTGACCGCGAAGAACACCGCGCAGGTGACCGCCAGCTACGGCGACCTGGGGGCGGGTTGGGCCACCGAGGAGCGGTTCGGCTGGCGTCCGTGGCAGACGTACGCCTGGAACGACGACCAGCGTCTGGTGCGCAACGGCACCACCCGGCAGGAGTTCGTCAGCGCCGGGGACAGCTGGTGGCAGCAGCGGGTGCTGCACAAGTCCATGTTCATGCTGTGGGGGCAGTTGACCGGTGGTCTGACCCAGGCGCCCCGGCGCTACGACGCCGATGACCGGGTGACCGAGACCTGGCACGCGCCGGTGGTCCGTCCGGCGGTGCCGGCCAGCGGGGCGCCGGTGCCCACGCGTACCGGTGACAGCCTGGACCTGCGGGTGCCCGAGTTCGTCGACGCCGGCGGGCACTACAGCGTGGCCGGCGCCAGCGAGGAGTCGGACGCCGTGCGGGTGGGGGTCAGCCGGGACGGGCGGCAGATCGCCGACCTGTCCGACGGCTGGGCGCCGGTGCCGACGACGGCCGGTCCCGCCCGTTACCGGCTGGACGTGAGCACGCGGCGGTCCTCCGCGCAGTGGCGCTACGGCACGCGTACCGACACGGCCTGGGAGTTCACCTCGGCCCGCCCGTCCGGCGCCGCCGCCCAGCCGTTGTCGCTGTTGCAGGTGGACTACCGGGTGCCGGCCGACCTGTCCGGCACGGTACGGGGCAACCGGCCGCACCGGGTGGGCCTGACGCTGCGTCAGCCGGCGGGGGTGCCCGCGCCGAGCGGCACCCGCGTCCAGGTGCAGGTGTCCTTCGACGGTGGTGTCACCTGGCGTAGCGCGCCGACCACGGGGTCCGGTAGCCGGTACACGGCGAGCGTGCCGGCCGGGCGCGGGACGGTGTCGCTGCGGGTGCACGCCACCGACCGGGCCGGGAACAGCGTGCGGCAGACCGTGATCGACGCGTACGGGCTGCGCTGA